Proteins from one Arthrobacter sp. DNA4 genomic window:
- a CDS encoding fumarylacetoacetate hydrolase family protein — MKLLTLRTADGTKAVRQDGDALTEIPGFPDVGALLKDPNWEATAKAGNGATHALDGADLAAVVPAPGKIICVGHNYRNHIKEMGREVPEHPTLFAKYAESLIGPNDDLALPQESDTVDWEAELAVVIGKAGRRIPESEAAEHIAGYSVLNDVSMRDYQFRTIQWLQGKTWEKSTPFGPALVTKDEFTAAPLMTSAVDGEVQQSTPTSDLVFTPEFLVSYISTIITLNPGDVIATGTPGGVGHAQDPKRYLQEGQVLVTTIEGLGQLTNRVVKEA, encoded by the coding sequence ATGAAACTCCTCACCCTCCGCACCGCTGACGGCACCAAAGCGGTCCGCCAGGACGGCGACGCCCTCACCGAGATCCCGGGCTTCCCCGACGTCGGGGCCCTGCTGAAGGACCCCAACTGGGAAGCCACGGCGAAGGCGGGCAACGGCGCAACGCATGCGCTCGACGGCGCCGACCTTGCCGCCGTCGTCCCCGCCCCCGGCAAGATCATCTGCGTGGGCCACAACTACCGCAACCACATCAAGGAAATGGGCCGGGAGGTTCCCGAGCACCCCACCCTGTTCGCCAAGTATGCCGAGTCCCTGATCGGCCCCAATGACGACCTGGCCCTGCCGCAGGAATCGGACACCGTGGACTGGGAAGCCGAACTCGCCGTCGTCATCGGCAAGGCCGGCCGCCGCATCCCCGAGTCCGAAGCCGCTGAGCACATCGCCGGGTACTCCGTGCTGAACGACGTCTCCATGCGCGACTACCAGTTCCGCACCATCCAGTGGCTGCAGGGCAAGACCTGGGAGAAGTCCACCCCGTTCGGGCCGGCCCTGGTCACCAAGGACGAGTTCACGGCCGCCCCGCTGATGACCTCCGCCGTGGACGGCGAAGTCCAGCAGTCCACCCCCACCTCGGACCTGGTGTTCACCCCGGAGTTCCTGGTCTCCTACATCTCCACCATCATCACCCTGAACCCGGGCGACGTGATCGCCACCGGCACCCCCGGCGGCGTGGGCCACGCCCAGGACCCCAAGCGCTACCTGCAGGAGGGCCAGGTCCTGGTCACCACCATCGAGGGCCTGGGCCAGCTGACCAACCGCGTGGTCAAGGAAGCCTGA
- a CDS encoding maleylpyruvate isomerase family mycothiol-dependent enzyme, with product MVARHDQTTDPVLLDGLLQARRGTAFFARKLNELTDAELDGDSLLPGWTRRHVVAHVGYNARAVARLVEWAATGVETPMYPSVEVRNHEIDFGATLSPIALRNLFDHSAVHLNVEWRDLPADNWHHKVKTVQGRTVPAEETVWMRTREVWVHAVDLDNGATFQDIPAPVLERLLTDITGAWHARGTDKDLVVEVTGRPSALVFGDTAATSPTVVSGSLAAIAQWATGRGTNGTTAQHDGGSVTPAPPAPAWI from the coding sequence ATGGTTGCCCGGCACGACCAGACCACCGATCCCGTCCTGCTCGACGGGCTCCTGCAGGCCCGGCGCGGCACCGCGTTCTTCGCCCGCAAGCTCAACGAGCTCACGGACGCGGAACTGGACGGGGACTCGCTCCTGCCGGGCTGGACCCGCCGCCACGTTGTAGCCCACGTGGGCTACAACGCGCGGGCCGTCGCGCGGCTGGTCGAATGGGCAGCCACCGGCGTGGAGACCCCCATGTACCCCTCGGTGGAGGTCCGCAACCACGAGATCGACTTCGGCGCCACGCTCAGTCCCATCGCGCTGCGGAACCTGTTCGACCACTCCGCCGTGCACCTGAACGTCGAGTGGCGCGACCTGCCCGCCGACAACTGGCATCACAAGGTCAAGACCGTCCAGGGCAGGACCGTCCCCGCCGAAGAAACCGTCTGGATGCGCACCAGGGAAGTGTGGGTGCACGCCGTTGACCTGGACAACGGCGCCACGTTCCAGGACATCCCCGCACCCGTCCTGGAACGGCTCCTGACAGACATCACCGGCGCCTGGCACGCCCGCGGGACGGACAAGGACCTGGTGGTCGAGGTCACCGGGCGGCCCTCTGCGCTGGTCTTCGGTGACACGGCAGCCACCTCCCCCACCGTGGTGTCCGGCTCCCTGGCCGCCATTGCGCAGTGGGCCACCGGCCGCGGCACGAACGGCACCACGGCACAGCACGACGGCGGATCGGTCACCCCCGCGCCCCCGGCGCCGGCCTGGATCTAG
- a CDS encoding glutaminase, which yields MSTILSAPPLGVLLEDIVRRHRPRQNAGSVPGNIPFLATVPFDRFGIAVATTSGEVFSSGDAGVPFSIQSISKVFTLAMALQGGRSTALWSRVLREPSGTSFNSLVQLEAEKGIPRNPFINAGALVVTDHLLEETPDAATQLLRFLTEQAGSHEAERGSRAPFIDEAAAAGELASSSRNLALAHFLKDFGNLTQPAAAVVENYVRQCSIMMTCVQLARAGLFLANDGQGTTGRVLSPSEAKRIGSIMLTCGMYDAAGEFAYRVGLPGKSGVGGGILVIVPGQCAICVWSPRLDAKGNSLAGTAALADLSDRTGWSVF from the coding sequence ATGAGCACCATACTCAGCGCACCGCCCCTGGGCGTCCTCCTTGAGGACATCGTCCGGCGCCACCGGCCCAGGCAGAACGCCGGCAGCGTTCCCGGAAACATCCCTTTCCTTGCCACGGTCCCGTTCGACCGCTTCGGCATCGCTGTCGCCACCACCTCCGGCGAGGTCTTCAGCTCCGGGGACGCCGGCGTTCCCTTTTCCATCCAAAGCATTTCCAAGGTATTCACCCTGGCCATGGCCCTGCAGGGCGGCAGATCCACCGCTCTTTGGTCCCGGGTGCTGCGCGAACCCTCCGGAACGTCCTTCAACTCGCTGGTCCAGCTGGAAGCCGAGAAGGGCATCCCCCGCAATCCGTTCATCAACGCCGGCGCCCTGGTGGTCACCGACCACCTACTGGAAGAGACGCCCGACGCCGCCACGCAGCTCCTGCGGTTCCTCACCGAACAAGCGGGGAGCCATGAGGCGGAGCGAGGCTCCCGCGCACCGTTCATCGATGAAGCCGCTGCTGCCGGCGAGCTGGCCAGCAGCAGCCGCAACCTGGCCCTGGCGCACTTCCTCAAGGATTTTGGCAACCTCACCCAGCCGGCCGCGGCAGTGGTGGAGAACTACGTCCGCCAGTGCTCCATCATGATGACCTGCGTCCAGCTGGCCAGGGCCGGCCTGTTCCTCGCCAACGACGGCCAGGGAACAACCGGCAGGGTGCTGTCCCCCAGCGAGGCCAAGCGGATCGGTTCCATCATGCTGACCTGCGGCATGTATGACGCCGCCGGCGAGTTCGCCTACCGGGTGGGCCTGCCCGGCAAGAGCGGAGTAGGTGGCGGGATCCTGGTGATCGTCCCGGGCCAGTGCGCCATCTGCGTCTGGAGCCCCCGCCTGGACGCCAAAGGCAACTCCCTTGCCGGCACCGCCGCCCTGGCCGACCTCTCCGACCGCACCGGCTGGTCAGTCTTCTAA
- a CDS encoding cupin domain-containing protein, translating into MSISAENQTHESVAQEHHVPEPTPEEAAQLEQLYKDFNKENLIPLWTEIADLMPMVPSPNAVPHVWRWDDLYPLAARAGDLVPVGRGGERRAIALANPGLAGTPYATPTLWAAIQYLGGRETAPEHRHSQNAFRFVVEGEGVWTVVNGDPVRMSRGDFLLTPGWNFHGHHNDTDEPMAWIDGLDIPFVHYADAGFFEFGTERVTDEATPDISRSERLWAHPGLRPLSGLENTTNSPIAAYRWKYTDAALREQLLLEDEGHPATVSQGHAAIRYTNPTTGGDVMPTIRAEFHRLRVGAWTETVREVGSSVWQVFEGTGTVTLNGETRVLAKGDLFVVPSWAAWSLQAESEFDLFRFSDAPIFERLNFNRTYIEGRTK; encoded by the coding sequence GTGTCGATCAGCGCTGAAAACCAAACGCACGAATCCGTGGCACAGGAACACCATGTTCCCGAGCCCACCCCCGAGGAGGCTGCCCAGCTGGAGCAGCTGTACAAGGACTTCAACAAGGAAAACCTGATTCCGCTGTGGACGGAGATCGCGGACCTGATGCCCATGGTCCCGTCGCCCAATGCAGTCCCGCACGTCTGGCGGTGGGATGACCTCTACCCGCTGGCTGCCCGCGCCGGCGACCTGGTGCCTGTGGGCCGCGGCGGCGAACGGCGTGCCATCGCGCTGGCCAACCCGGGCCTGGCCGGGACCCCGTACGCCACGCCCACGCTCTGGGCCGCCATCCAGTACCTGGGCGGCCGCGAAACCGCTCCGGAGCACCGCCACTCCCAGAACGCCTTCCGCTTCGTCGTCGAAGGTGAAGGCGTGTGGACGGTGGTGAACGGCGATCCCGTCCGCATGTCCCGCGGCGACTTCCTGCTCACCCCGGGCTGGAACTTCCACGGCCACCACAACGACACCGATGAGCCCATGGCCTGGATCGACGGCCTGGACATCCCGTTCGTCCACTACGCCGATGCCGGGTTCTTCGAATTCGGCACCGAGCGCGTCACGGACGAGGCCACCCCGGACATCTCCCGTTCCGAGCGGTTGTGGGCCCACCCCGGCCTGCGCCCGCTCTCCGGACTGGAGAACACCACCAACTCACCCATCGCCGCGTACCGGTGGAAGTACACCGACGCCGCCCTGCGCGAGCAACTGCTCCTGGAGGACGAGGGCCATCCCGCCACCGTGTCCCAGGGCCACGCCGCCATCCGATACACCAACCCCACCACCGGCGGGGATGTCATGCCCACCATCCGCGCGGAGTTCCACCGCTTGCGGGTCGGCGCCTGGACCGAGACCGTCCGCGAGGTGGGCTCCAGCGTCTGGCAGGTCTTCGAAGGCACCGGCACCGTGACCCTTAACGGCGAAACCCGGGTCCTGGCCAAGGGCGACCTGTTCGTGGTTCCGTCCTGGGCCGCGTGGTCCCTGCAGGCCGAATCTGAGTTTGATCTGTTCCGGTTCAGCGACGCACCCATCTTTGAGCGCCTGAACTTCAACCGCACCTACATCGAAGGACGCACCAAGTAA
- a CDS encoding FAD-dependent oxidoreductase → MSNLKGSTDVLVVGGGMAGLAGALALRENGADVTLVEVAPAFGEVGAGLQMAPNASRVLKRWGLLEKALEIGVQPKHLVFRDAITGEELTRQTLGGEFEERYGAPYVVIHRSDLHRILLEACQEAGVTLVNDVLVQKVETDGDRARAYTAKGEVFEADAILAADGLKSTLRATVANDGPVNSAYVAYRGTVPITEETPAADLEDVIVYLGPNCHLVQYPLRKGQLLNTVAVFKSPSFERGEEQYGGVDELQAAYKDCVPAVQEALKNVATGIRWPMYDRNPIENWVSGRMALIGDAAHPMLQYLAQGACQALEDAAVLQDAAQNKVFTPEGIDAGAWEDAFREFNETRAARTARVQTTARIWGESWHVDGVARVLRNMLFKSRGDNNFQYNDWLYGRNAPGAPAEVPAGAKLVGA, encoded by the coding sequence ATGTCTAACCTCAAAGGGTCCACCGACGTCCTGGTAGTGGGCGGCGGCATGGCCGGGCTTGCCGGAGCGCTGGCGCTGCGCGAAAACGGCGCCGACGTCACCCTGGTTGAAGTGGCACCCGCCTTCGGCGAAGTCGGCGCCGGCCTGCAGATGGCCCCCAACGCCTCCCGCGTCCTCAAGCGCTGGGGCCTGCTGGAAAAGGCGCTGGAAATCGGCGTCCAGCCCAAGCACCTGGTGTTCCGCGACGCCATCACCGGCGAGGAACTCACCCGCCAGACCCTGGGCGGCGAGTTCGAGGAACGCTATGGCGCCCCCTACGTCGTGATCCACCGCAGCGACCTGCACCGGATTCTGCTCGAAGCCTGCCAGGAAGCCGGCGTCACCCTGGTGAACGACGTCCTGGTGCAGAAGGTGGAGACCGACGGCGACCGCGCCCGCGCCTACACCGCCAAGGGTGAGGTGTTCGAGGCTGACGCCATCCTGGCAGCGGACGGGCTGAAGTCCACCCTCCGCGCCACCGTTGCCAACGACGGCCCCGTCAACTCCGCCTACGTGGCGTACCGCGGCACCGTGCCCATCACCGAGGAAACCCCCGCCGCGGACCTGGAGGACGTCATCGTCTACCTCGGCCCGAACTGCCACCTGGTCCAGTACCCGCTCCGCAAGGGCCAGCTGCTCAACACCGTGGCAGTGTTCAAGTCCCCGTCGTTCGAGCGCGGCGAAGAGCAGTACGGCGGCGTGGACGAACTCCAGGCGGCCTACAAGGACTGCGTCCCCGCCGTGCAGGAAGCCCTGAAGAACGTGGCCACCGGCATCCGCTGGCCCATGTATGACCGCAACCCGATCGAGAACTGGGTTTCCGGCCGCATGGCACTGATAGGCGATGCCGCGCACCCGATGCTGCAGTACCTGGCCCAGGGTGCTTGCCAGGCGCTCGAGGACGCTGCGGTGCTGCAGGACGCCGCGCAGAACAAGGTCTTCACGCCCGAAGGCATCGACGCCGGTGCGTGGGAGGATGCCTTCCGCGAGTTCAACGAAACCCGGGCGGCCCGCACCGCACGAGTCCAGACCACCGCCCGGATCTGGGGCGAGTCCTGGCACGTGGACGGCGTGGCACGCGTCCTGCGGAACATGCTGTTCAAGAGCCGCGGCGACAACAACTTCCAGTACAACGACTGGCTGTACGGCCGCAACGCGCCGGGTGCCCCGGCGGAGGTTCCTGCCGGCGCCAAGCTCGTGGGAGCCTAA
- a CDS encoding CdaR family transcriptional regulator — protein sequence MAAVTVDDILSDLPLGFASLILRPAPSATAIERFLIVDADDESVQAAGAFVLLIGVRGRSALPALRRLLKDPPPVVAVKGNREDLAEAEELLQAAGSGLLLVDPAADWDRLLSIAKDRIQPRSYESEVLTLLEEDLFAIAQTTARLTSSHVLIEDAANKVLAYSTVTNDIDELRKASILSRRGPRKYELLLKDLGAYRELHRTRQPVRVPARPQDGLRERVAIALFAGERIMGYIWLQETGEGFGPDVEYVLTGSAARVSAELIRYRNQQSVHMREDRVARILSGPAEAAASAHSGKIPSERPAALLLIGMSDADSRADDAALKHGELANLASIHAAAYKASAVVGQFNGDTAIILPDLQSSTAEAGLRALAEAVVKDARKHLGIIPFAAVGPLAPDLLSIHGVTGITEALLACVRNATPGTVATVDDFEAEILYREAVRNFYSSPFRHRSMAALLQEDAELAATLQAYFDAGFDVSECAKHMNLHKNTVYYRVAKAARVTGLDFGNPRDSLVALLHLQEWAASTDNSGRK from the coding sequence ATGGCCGCGGTTACGGTGGATGACATCCTCTCGGATCTCCCCCTTGGCTTCGCCAGCCTCATCCTCCGCCCAGCCCCGTCGGCGACGGCCATTGAACGGTTCCTTATTGTCGACGCCGACGACGAGTCGGTCCAGGCTGCCGGCGCGTTTGTCCTGCTCATCGGTGTCCGCGGCCGCTCCGCCCTGCCGGCGCTCCGGCGGCTCCTGAAAGACCCGCCACCGGTAGTCGCCGTCAAGGGCAACCGCGAAGACCTCGCCGAAGCTGAAGAACTCCTGCAGGCAGCGGGCTCGGGCCTCCTGCTGGTTGATCCGGCCGCCGACTGGGACCGCCTGCTGTCCATCGCAAAGGACCGGATCCAGCCGCGCAGCTACGAGAGCGAAGTCCTCACCCTGCTCGAGGAAGACCTGTTCGCCATCGCCCAGACCACGGCCAGGCTCACCTCCAGCCACGTGCTGATCGAGGACGCTGCCAACAAGGTCCTGGCGTACTCCACGGTCACCAACGACATCGACGAGCTCCGCAAAGCGTCCATCCTGTCCCGCCGCGGCCCCCGGAAGTACGAGCTGCTGCTCAAGGACCTGGGTGCATACCGCGAACTCCACCGCACCCGGCAGCCGGTCCGCGTGCCTGCCCGGCCCCAGGACGGGCTGCGTGAACGGGTGGCCATCGCGCTCTTCGCCGGGGAGCGGATCATGGGCTACATCTGGCTCCAGGAGACCGGAGAGGGCTTCGGCCCGGACGTGGAGTACGTCCTCACCGGATCCGCAGCCAGGGTTTCCGCCGAACTGATCCGCTACCGCAACCAGCAGTCCGTCCACATGCGGGAGGACCGGGTGGCACGGATCCTGTCAGGTCCCGCCGAGGCCGCCGCCAGCGCCCACAGCGGAAAGATCCCCTCCGAACGTCCCGCGGCGCTTCTCCTCATCGGTATGTCCGACGCCGACTCCCGGGCTGACGACGCCGCGCTCAAGCACGGCGAGCTGGCCAACCTGGCCTCCATCCACGCCGCCGCGTACAAGGCATCCGCCGTCGTGGGCCAGTTCAACGGTGACACGGCCATCATCCTGCCGGACCTGCAGTCCAGCACGGCGGAAGCGGGGCTGAGGGCACTTGCCGAAGCGGTGGTCAAGGATGCCCGCAAGCACCTGGGCATCATTCCCTTCGCCGCCGTCGGACCGCTGGCGCCGGACCTGCTGTCCATCCACGGGGTCACCGGCATCACTGAAGCGCTGCTGGCCTGCGTGCGGAACGCCACACCGGGCACGGTGGCCACCGTTGACGATTTCGAGGCGGAAATCCTCTACCGCGAGGCCGTACGTAACTTCTACAGCTCACCCTTCCGGCACCGCAGCATGGCGGCGCTGCTCCAGGAGGATGCCGAACTCGCAGCAACCCTGCAGGCCTACTTCGACGCCGGCTTCGACGTCTCCGAATGCGCCAAACACATGAACCTGCACAAAAACACCGTCTACTACCGCGTTGCCAAGGCGGCCAGGGTCACCGGCCTGGACTTCGGCAACCCCCGCGACTCACTGGTGGCCCTGCTCCATCTCCAGGAGTGGGCCGCCTCCACCGACAATTCAGGCAGGAAATGA
- a CDS encoding amino acid permease, with amino-acid sequence MPNNPNEEVEFDHVIDGGHAHASETSLHAEDKGYHKNLKPRQIQMIAIGGAIGTGLFLGAGGRLNAAGPSLVIAYAVCGFFAFLILRALGELVLHRPSSGSFVSYAREFFGEKAAFVSGWFYWINWATTTIVDITAAALYMHFFGNYIPWMADVPQWAWALTALVVVLALNLVSVKVFGEMEFWFALIKVAALVAFLIIGTYFVIFGTPVDGQQVGISLLSDNGGIFPNGLLPMIILMQGVLFAYASIELVGTAAGETENPEKIMPKAINSVVFRIAVFYVGSVILLALLLPFTSYQKGVSPFVTFFGSIGVQGVDVIMNLVVLTAALSSLNAGLYSTGRILRSMSVNGSAPKFASRMNKAGVPYGGIAITAVVSLLGVPLNYLVPADAFEIVLNIASVGIIMTWATIVLCQIQLKRWADKGWVERPSFRMFGAPYTGYLSLVFLVGVLVMVFIDSPLTMLVTAIASVLMVIGWYACRHRIRQIAETREGYTGTAPVIANRTPIS; translated from the coding sequence ATGCCCAACAACCCCAATGAAGAGGTTGAGTTCGACCACGTTATTGATGGTGGTCACGCGCATGCGTCTGAGACCTCCCTGCACGCGGAGGACAAGGGTTACCACAAGAACCTCAAGCCCCGGCAGATCCAGATGATCGCGATCGGCGGTGCGATCGGTACCGGCCTGTTCCTCGGCGCCGGCGGCCGGCTCAACGCCGCGGGCCCGTCCCTGGTTATCGCGTACGCGGTGTGCGGGTTCTTCGCGTTCCTGATCCTGCGCGCCTTGGGCGAACTGGTCCTGCACCGGCCTTCCTCGGGTTCGTTCGTTTCCTACGCCCGTGAGTTCTTCGGCGAAAAGGCCGCGTTCGTCTCCGGCTGGTTCTACTGGATCAACTGGGCCACCACCACCATCGTGGACATCACCGCCGCCGCCCTCTACATGCACTTCTTCGGCAACTACATCCCCTGGATGGCCGACGTCCCGCAATGGGCCTGGGCACTGACCGCCCTCGTCGTCGTCCTGGCCCTGAACCTGGTCTCCGTGAAGGTCTTCGGCGAAATGGAATTCTGGTTCGCCCTGATCAAGGTCGCCGCCCTCGTCGCGTTCCTCATCATCGGCACCTACTTCGTCATCTTCGGCACCCCCGTGGACGGCCAGCAGGTCGGCATCAGCCTCCTGTCCGATAACGGCGGGATCTTCCCCAACGGCCTGCTGCCCATGATCATCCTCATGCAGGGCGTCCTGTTCGCCTACGCCTCCATCGAACTGGTCGGCACCGCCGCCGGCGAAACCGAAAACCCCGAAAAGATCATGCCCAAGGCCATCAACTCCGTGGTCTTCCGCATCGCCGTGTTCTACGTCGGCTCCGTGATCCTGCTGGCCCTGCTGCTGCCCTTCACCTCCTACCAGAAGGGCGTCAGCCCCTTCGTGACGTTCTTCGGCTCCATCGGCGTCCAGGGCGTGGACGTGATCATGAACCTCGTGGTCCTCACCGCCGCCCTGTCCTCGCTGAACGCCGGGCTCTACTCCACCGGCCGGATCCTGCGCTCCATGTCCGTGAACGGCTCGGCCCCTAAGTTCGCCTCCCGCATGAACAAGGCAGGCGTCCCCTACGGCGGCATCGCCATCACCGCCGTCGTCTCCCTCCTCGGCGTCCCGCTGAACTACCTCGTCCCGGCCGACGCCTTCGAAATCGTGCTGAACATCGCCTCCGTGGGCATCATCATGACCTGGGCCACCATCGTCCTCTGCCAGATCCAGCTCAAACGCTGGGCCGACAAGGGCTGGGTGGAGCGCCCCTCCTTCCGGATGTTCGGCGCCCCCTACACCGGCTACCTGTCGCTGGTCTTCCTCGTCGGCGTCCTGGTCATGGTCTTCATCGACTCACCCCTGACCATGCTCGTCACCGCCATCGCGTCCGTGCTCATGGTCATCGGCTGGTACGCCTGCCGCCACCGCATCCGCCAAATCGCCGAAACCCGCGAAGGCTACACCGGGACAGCACCCGTGATCGCCAACCGGACGCCCATTTCCTGA
- a CDS encoding aromatic acid/H+ symport family MFS transporter: protein MNHTTSAAAPQRTAAPAPGAGRSGFPRRSVLAVLVCWLLVVFDGYDLIVYGTVQGSLISDTGWGLTKATAGTIGSMAFIGMMIGAVFAGRMSDTWGRRRTIIGCAVVFSLFTILCAFAPNAPVFGGLRLLAGIGLGGLVPSANALVAELVPEKWRSTIATLMMSGVPIGGSIAALVGIPLIPAFGWPVMFLVAVVALVVVIPLGIRYLPETLAPGPKGAAQGSTAKDAVGFGSLLRAPYLGTSLLFAIGTLVTLFAWYGLGTWLPNLMQLAGYNLGSALTFALALNLGAVAGSVLTAWAGTRFGPIPTAIAAAAVAAIGLLVLVTGPPVAVVYLMLVLAGVGTHGTQCLIIAAVASHYPAHLRGTALGWALGVGRIGAVAAPQAGGLLLAAGLGVNSNFLAFAGAAAAAAVLLAAVGTKIKKSTAVGVSNV, encoded by the coding sequence ATGAATCACACAACTTCCGCTGCAGCGCCGCAGCGCACGGCCGCCCCCGCTCCGGGCGCCGGCCGTTCCGGGTTTCCCCGGCGTTCCGTGCTTGCCGTCCTGGTGTGCTGGCTGCTGGTCGTTTTCGACGGCTATGACCTGATCGTCTATGGGACGGTCCAGGGCTCGCTCATCAGCGATACCGGCTGGGGCCTGACCAAGGCCACCGCCGGCACCATCGGGTCGATGGCCTTCATCGGCATGATGATCGGAGCGGTCTTCGCAGGCCGCATGTCCGATACCTGGGGCCGGCGGCGCACCATCATCGGCTGCGCCGTCGTGTTCTCCCTCTTCACCATCCTTTGCGCCTTTGCCCCCAACGCGCCGGTCTTCGGCGGCCTGCGTCTCCTGGCAGGCATTGGCCTGGGAGGCCTGGTGCCCTCGGCCAACGCCCTGGTGGCAGAACTCGTTCCCGAAAAGTGGCGATCCACCATCGCCACGCTCATGATGTCCGGCGTCCCCATCGGCGGCTCCATCGCAGCCCTCGTCGGCATCCCGCTGATTCCTGCCTTCGGCTGGCCGGTCATGTTCCTGGTCGCCGTCGTCGCCCTGGTGGTGGTCATCCCGCTGGGCATCCGCTACCTGCCGGAGACGCTGGCACCCGGCCCCAAGGGCGCAGCCCAGGGCAGCACCGCCAAGGACGCCGTCGGGTTCGGGTCCCTGCTCCGCGCGCCCTACCTCGGGACCAGCCTGCTGTTCGCCATCGGCACCCTGGTGACTCTCTTCGCCTGGTACGGGTTGGGCACCTGGCTGCCCAACCTCATGCAGCTGGCAGGCTACAACCTCGGGTCCGCCCTGACGTTCGCACTGGCCCTCAACCTGGGCGCCGTGGCGGGCTCGGTGCTCACCGCCTGGGCCGGCACCCGGTTCGGCCCCATCCCCACCGCGATCGCGGCAGCGGCCGTAGCCGCCATCGGATTGCTGGTCCTGGTGACCGGGCCGCCCGTCGCCGTCGTCTACCTCATGCTGGTGCTCGCCGGCGTGGGCACGCACGGCACCCAGTGCCTGATCATCGCCGCCGTGGCAAGCCACTACCCGGCACACCTGCGCGGCACCGCCCTTGGCTGGGCGCTCGGCGTGGGCCGGATCGGGGCCGTAGCCGCCCCGCAGGCCGGCGGGCTCCTGCTCGCAGCGGGCCTGGGCGTCAACTCGAACTTCCTGGCATTTGCCGGAGCAGCCGCAGCAGCAGCAGTCCTGCTCGCAGCCGTCGGTACCAAAATCAAGAAATCAACAGCAGTAGGAGTTTCCAATGTCTAA
- a CDS encoding IclR family transcriptional regulator, translating into MQNLPARRKPTYSIEAVDNALQLLQLLRDVGSLRLKDAAAELGVAPSTAHRLLAMLVYRGFAVQDETRRYVPGPAMGAGPAGFSWTRQLRDVSRPHMEVLCARTNETVNLMIRVGTKVRFLDTVESSNILRVGDRQGTLLPAHKASGGKAILAELEPAALEQLFRSPNAELTGDYIPDAEYPAFLRELESVRANGFAANFEGTEEGISAFGMALHNGRGMVVGALSVATPVARFRPLFDAGLVGVMMETRRQLEMDIAANPVDGAQHP; encoded by the coding sequence ATGCAGAATCTTCCAGCCCGACGGAAGCCCACCTACTCCATTGAGGCGGTGGACAACGCCCTGCAGTTGCTGCAGCTCCTGCGGGACGTGGGCAGCCTGCGGCTCAAGGACGCCGCCGCGGAACTGGGCGTGGCTCCGTCCACCGCCCACCGGCTCCTGGCCATGCTGGTCTACCGGGGCTTCGCCGTGCAGGACGAAACGCGCCGGTACGTGCCGGGCCCGGCAATGGGCGCGGGTCCCGCCGGGTTCAGCTGGACCCGGCAGCTGCGGGACGTCTCCCGGCCCCACATGGAAGTCCTGTGCGCCCGCACCAACGAGACCGTCAACCTGATGATCCGGGTGGGCACCAAGGTCCGCTTCCTGGACACGGTGGAAAGCTCGAATATCCTGCGCGTCGGCGACCGCCAGGGCACGTTGCTGCCGGCGCACAAGGCTTCCGGCGGCAAGGCCATCCTGGCCGAGCTGGAACCGGCCGCGCTGGAACAGCTGTTCCGCAGCCCCAACGCGGAGCTGACCGGCGACTACATTCCCGACGCCGAGTACCCGGCGTTCCTGCGCGAGCTTGAGTCGGTGCGGGCCAACGGATTCGCCGCCAACTTCGAGGGCACCGAGGAGGGCATCAGTGCCTTTGGTATGGCGCTGCACAACGGCAGGGGCATGGTGGTGGGCGCCTTGAGCGTGGCCACTCCGGTGGCCAGGTTCCGGCCGCTGTTCGACGCCGGGCTGGTCGGCGTGATGATGGAAACCCGGCGCCAGCTGGAGATGGACATCGCGGCCAATCCGGTGGACGGGGCGCAGCACCCCTGA